The Amycolatopsis viridis genome window below encodes:
- the ectB gene encoding diaminobutyrate--2-oxoglutarate transaminase: protein MSIFEKLESEVRSYSRGWPVVFDRAQGTHLYGEDGRAYLDFFAGAGALNYGHNNPVLKQALIDYIQRDGVTHALDMFTVAKRDLLETFDEHILKPRELDYKVIFPGPGGANAVEAALKLARKVTGRESVINFTNAFHGMTIGALSVTGNSMKRHGAGIPLVHATPMPYDQYFDGAYPDFLYFERLLEDSGSGLNEPAAVIVETVQGEGGINAAGMEWLRGLADLCKRHDILLIVDDVQMGCGRTGPFFSFEDAGIKPDIVCLSKSISGYGLPMALTLIRPELDVWEPGEHNGTFRGISPAFVTAAEALRTYWSDDELEKATRAKGERIGAALQGLVDAYPDAQLTAKGRGLARGLEFQNGELASKVCAAAFERGLLMETSGPDGEVAKLLPPLTVTDAEIGEGLEIIDASVQAVLGK from the coding sequence GTGAGCATCTTCGAAAAGCTCGAATCCGAAGTGCGCAGCTACAGCCGGGGATGGCCGGTCGTGTTCGACCGGGCGCAGGGCACCCACCTCTACGGCGAGGACGGCCGCGCCTACCTCGACTTCTTCGCCGGCGCGGGCGCGCTGAACTACGGGCACAACAACCCCGTGCTCAAGCAGGCCCTGATCGACTACATCCAGCGCGACGGCGTCACGCACGCCCTCGACATGTTCACCGTCGCCAAGCGCGACCTGCTCGAGACGTTCGACGAGCACATCCTCAAGCCGCGCGAGCTGGACTACAAGGTCATCTTCCCGGGCCCCGGCGGTGCCAACGCCGTCGAGGCGGCCCTGAAGCTGGCCCGCAAGGTCACCGGCCGCGAGTCGGTCATCAACTTCACCAACGCCTTCCACGGCATGACGATCGGCGCGCTGTCGGTCACCGGGAACTCGATGAAGCGGCACGGCGCCGGCATCCCGCTGGTCCACGCGACCCCGATGCCCTACGACCAGTACTTCGACGGGGCGTACCCGGACTTCCTGTACTTCGAGCGCCTGCTCGAGGACTCCGGCAGCGGGCTCAACGAGCCTGCCGCCGTGATCGTGGAGACCGTGCAGGGCGAGGGCGGCATCAACGCGGCCGGCATGGAGTGGCTGCGTGGCCTGGCCGACCTGTGCAAGCGGCACGACATCCTGCTGATCGTCGACGACGTGCAGATGGGCTGCGGCCGCACCGGCCCGTTCTTCAGCTTCGAGGACGCGGGCATCAAGCCGGACATCGTGTGCCTGTCGAAGTCGATCAGCGGCTACGGGCTGCCGATGGCGCTCACGCTCATCCGCCCGGAGCTGGACGTGTGGGAGCCCGGTGAGCACAACGGCACCTTCCGCGGCATCAGCCCCGCGTTCGTCACCGCCGCCGAGGCCCTGCGCACCTACTGGAGTGACGACGAACTGGAGAAGGCCACCCGCGCCAAGGGCGAGCGCATCGGCGCCGCGCTGCAGGGCCTGGTCGACGCCTACCCGGACGCCCAGCTGACCGCGAAGGGCCGCGGCCTCGCCCGCGGTTTGGAGTTCCAGAACGGGGAACTCGCCAGCAAGGTGTGCGCGGCGGCCTTCGAACGCGGCCTGCTGATGGAGACCTCCGGGCCGGACGGCGAGGTGGCGAAGCTGCTGCCGCCGCTGACCGTCACCGACGCCGAGATCGGCGAGGGGCTGGAGATCATCGACGCCTCCGTCCAGGCCGTGCTCGGGAAGTAG
- the ectA gene encoding diaminobutyrate acetyltransferase, producing MSGKHLIENPTKADGAALWRIARDSQKLDLNSPYAYLLWCRDFADTSVVARVDGNAVGFVIAYRRPAAPDTALVWQVAVDASQRGQGLAGSLLDDLFTRLVADGVRYLETTITPDNKASIRLFTSFAERWQAHLETTELFSTADFPDDDTRHEREDLYRIGPLRPR from the coding sequence ATGTCCGGAAAGCACTTGATCGAAAATCCGACCAAGGCCGACGGGGCTGCGCTTTGGCGAATCGCTCGCGATTCGCAAAAGCTCGATCTCAACTCGCCTTACGCATATCTGCTGTGGTGCCGCGATTTCGCCGACACCTCGGTGGTGGCGCGGGTGGATGGCAATGCGGTCGGATTCGTGATCGCCTATCGCCGCCCCGCGGCGCCGGATACGGCGCTCGTCTGGCAGGTTGCCGTCGACGCGTCCCAGCGGGGGCAGGGGCTGGCCGGATCCCTGCTCGACGACCTGTTCACGCGCCTGGTGGCCGACGGGGTGCGCTACCTCGAGACCACCATCACGCCCGACAACAAAGCGTCCATCCGCCTGTTCACCTCCTTTGCCGAGCGGTGGCAGGCGCATCTGGAGACCACTGAGCTGTTCAGCACGGCGGACTTTCCGGACGACGACACCCGGCACGAGCGGGAAGACCTTTATCGAATCGGTCCGCTCCGGCCGCGATAA
- a CDS encoding ring-cleaving dioxygenase, which produces MSIKTSGLHHVTAIGGDPQRNAGFYLRTLGLRLVKTTVNFDDPGTYHLYYGDQSGKPGTLLTFFPRPDAPSGRIGTGQATTTAFSVPEQSIGWWKDHLADAGITTGRIANRAGEDVLTFRDPDGLQLALVAHPQGDPRDPWDNGHVPAEHAIRGLHSVTLSVTEEDATAEMFGELGLTFAGQDSNRLRFTAGEGGPGAMVDVLVTPGTPRGLVATGTVHHVAWRAPDETSQAAWREELVDRGVHVTSILDRQYFRSIYFREPGGTLLEIATDQPGFAVDEPLLELGRALKLPPWLEPDREQIERALPKLDIPGENNRVDRTGRS; this is translated from the coding sequence ATGTCCATCAAGACCAGCGGCTTGCACCACGTGACCGCGATCGGCGGCGACCCGCAGCGCAACGCCGGCTTCTACCTGCGCACCCTCGGCCTGCGCCTGGTGAAGACCACCGTCAACTTCGACGATCCAGGCACCTACCACCTGTACTACGGCGACCAGTCCGGGAAGCCGGGCACGCTGCTGACCTTCTTCCCCCGGCCGGACGCGCCGAGCGGTCGCATCGGCACCGGTCAGGCCACCACCACCGCCTTCTCCGTGCCGGAGCAGTCGATCGGGTGGTGGAAGGACCACCTGGCCGACGCCGGCATCACCACCGGTCGCATCGCCAACCGCGCGGGTGAAGACGTCCTGACCTTCCGCGACCCGGACGGGCTCCAGCTCGCGCTCGTCGCGCATCCGCAGGGTGACCCGCGCGATCCGTGGGACAACGGGCACGTCCCGGCCGAGCACGCGATCCGCGGCCTGCACTCGGTCACCCTCTCGGTCACCGAGGAGGACGCGACCGCCGAGATGTTCGGTGAGCTGGGCCTGACGTTCGCCGGACAGGACAGCAACCGCCTGCGCTTCACCGCCGGCGAGGGCGGCCCGGGCGCGATGGTCGACGTGCTGGTCACCCCCGGCACGCCGCGCGGGCTGGTCGCCACCGGCACCGTGCACCACGTCGCGTGGCGTGCGCCGGACGAGACCAGCCAGGCCGCCTGGCGCGAGGAGCTCGTCGACCGGGGTGTGCACGTCACCTCGATCCTGGACCGGCAGTACTTCCGCTCGATCTACTTCCGCGAGCCGGGCGGGACGCTGCTGGAGATCGCGACCGACCAGCCCGGGTTCGCCGTCGACGAGCCGCTGCTGGAGCTGGGCCGCGCGCTCAAGCTGCCGCCGTGGCTGGAGCCGGACCGCGAGCAGATCGAGCGCGCGCTGCCGAAGCTGGACATCCCGGGCGAGAACAACCGGGTGGACCGGACCGGCCGTTCCTAG
- a CDS encoding ectoine synthase, whose translation MIVRTLDEITDTDADIKTPNWRSKRIVLAKEKVGFSVHETTLYAGTVNDFWYANHIEAVFVYEGEGEITNKETGETFQLRPGSLYLLNNHDKHQVRPKTDMKTVCVFNPPVTGREVHDENGVYPLVLEEDAEATA comes from the coding sequence TTGATCGTCCGGACCCTCGACGAGATCACCGACACCGACGCCGACATCAAGACGCCGAACTGGCGCTCGAAGCGGATCGTCCTCGCCAAGGAGAAGGTCGGTTTCTCGGTGCACGAGACCACGCTGTACGCGGGGACCGTCAACGACTTCTGGTACGCCAACCACATCGAGGCGGTCTTCGTCTACGAGGGCGAAGGCGAGATCACGAACAAGGAGACCGGGGAGACCTTCCAGCTCCGGCCCGGCTCGCTCTACCTGTTGAACAACCACGACAAGCACCAGGTCCGGCCGAAGACCGACATGAAGACCGTCTGCGTCTTCAACCCGCCGGTGACCGGGCGTGAGGTGCACGACGAGAACGGCGTGTACCCGCTGGTGCTCGAGGAAGACGCGGAAGCCACCGCCTGA
- a CDS encoding SDR family oxidoreductase, with protein sequence MIAVTGAASGIGAAVASALRTAGHRVIGVDLRDAEVCADLSTSDGRRAAIGGVLDRAPELDGLVLCAGVGPHVPDPMQIIEVNYRGAVEVLDGLFPALRGAAVAVSSSASTMVRWADNPISRGTEAAALADAGEFAGHLAYSWSKNAVTVAVRQRVAEWGAAGVRLNTVAPGAVDTPLLQAGLASRYGDAIRSYQPPIARHGTPEEVAALIVYLLGPHAGYIHGAQFAIDGGSDALMRPTEF encoded by the coding sequence GTGATCGCCGTGACCGGGGCGGCATCGGGAATCGGTGCCGCGGTGGCCTCGGCGCTGCGAACGGCGGGGCACCGCGTGATCGGCGTGGACCTGCGCGACGCCGAGGTCTGCGCCGATCTATCCACTTCGGACGGTCGCCGTGCGGCGATCGGCGGTGTGCTCGACCGGGCGCCCGAGCTGGACGGGCTCGTGCTGTGCGCCGGAGTCGGGCCGCACGTGCCGGATCCGATGCAGATCATCGAGGTGAACTACCGTGGCGCGGTCGAGGTGCTGGACGGCCTGTTCCCCGCGCTGCGCGGAGCTGCGGTGGCGGTGTCGTCGTCCGCGTCGACGATGGTCCGGTGGGCGGACAACCCCATCTCCCGCGGCACGGAGGCTGCCGCGCTGGCCGACGCCGGTGAGTTCGCCGGGCATCTCGCGTACTCGTGGTCGAAGAACGCGGTCACGGTCGCGGTGCGACAACGGGTCGCCGAATGGGGCGCGGCCGGGGTCCGGCTGAACACCGTGGCGCCCGGGGCGGTCGACACTCCCCTGCTGCAGGCCGGGCTGGCGTCCCGTTACGGCGACGCGATCCGCAGCTACCAGCCGCCCATTGCGCGGCACGGGACACCGGAGGAAGTGGCCGCGCTGATCGTCTACCTGCTCGGACCGCACGCCGGCTACATCCACGGCGCCCAGTTCGCGATCGACGGCGGTTCCGACGCGTTGATGCGGCCCACCGAGTTCTAG
- the thpD gene encoding ectoine hydroxylase, with translation MEPGVQDSYPTRVAAATQPIDRADPTVWGTEADGPVDAATLASHDAKGYHIVEGLLSPAEVQGYWQELVRLSSDEQLKADERVITEKQTGSVRSIFEVHKISELIAELVRDPRILDRARQILGSEVYIHQSRVNYMPGFKGTGFYWHSDFETWHAEDGMSRPRAVSCSIALTDNYPFNGGLMVMPGSQRTFVPCVGATPDDYYKSSLKEQEIGVPSEDDITKLAAEYGIDQFTGPAGSALWFDSNIMHGSGNNITPYPRSNIFLVFNSVENALVEPFAAAKPRPTFIGSRDFTPVTR, from the coding sequence ATGGAACCCGGTGTCCAGGACAGTTACCCCACGCGGGTCGCTGCCGCCACCCAGCCGATCGACCGGGCCGACCCGACGGTCTGGGGCACCGAGGCCGACGGCCCGGTCGACGCGGCGACGCTCGCTTCGCACGACGCGAAGGGCTACCACATCGTCGAGGGGTTGCTCTCCCCGGCGGAGGTGCAGGGCTACTGGCAGGAGCTGGTCCGGCTCTCCAGCGACGAGCAGCTGAAGGCCGACGAGCGGGTGATCACGGAGAAGCAGACCGGCAGCGTCCGGTCGATCTTCGAGGTCCACAAGATCAGCGAGCTGATCGCCGAGCTGGTCCGCGACCCGCGGATCCTGGACCGGGCCCGGCAGATCCTCGGCTCCGAGGTGTACATCCACCAGAGCCGCGTGAACTACATGCCGGGCTTCAAGGGCACCGGGTTCTACTGGCACTCCGACTTCGAGACCTGGCACGCCGAGGACGGCATGTCGCGGCCTCGGGCGGTGAGCTGCTCGATCGCGCTGACCGACAACTACCCCTTCAACGGCGGCCTGATGGTCATGCCGGGCTCGCAGCGGACGTTCGTGCCGTGCGTGGGCGCGACCCCGGACGACTACTACAAGTCGTCGCTGAAGGAGCAGGAGATCGGCGTGCCCAGCGAGGACGACATCACCAAGCTCGCGGCGGAGTACGGGATCGACCAGTTCACCGGGCCGGCCGGCTCGGCGTTGTGGTTCGACTCGAACATCATGCACGGGTCCGGCAACAACATCACGCCGTATCCGCGCTCGAACATCTTCCTGGTGTTCAACAGCGTCGAGAACGCGCTCGTCGAGCCGTTCGCCGCCGCGAAGCCCCGGCCGACCTTCATCGGCAGCCGGGACTTCACGCCTGTGACGCGATAG
- a CDS encoding LapA family protein, with the protein MTHAQGDKPVSGTPPQPPVTQPAPAKPVRIKRTRVSGTWFAIIIALIILIFLLIFILQNLASTTVTFLGMQGSLPLAVAMLFSAIAGAVLVALVGGARIVQLRKATRKANKAVR; encoded by the coding sequence ATGACGCACGCGCAGGGGGACAAGCCGGTGAGCGGCACCCCACCCCAGCCGCCCGTGACGCAACCAGCACCCGCGAAACCGGTCCGGATCAAGCGGACCCGCGTCAGCGGCACCTGGTTCGCGATCATCATCGCGCTGATCATCCTGATCTTCCTGCTGATCTTCATCCTGCAGAACCTGGCCTCGACCACCGTCACCTTCCTCGGCATGCAGGGCAGCCTGCCGCTGGCCGTCGCGATGCTGTTCTCCGCGATCGCCGGTGCGGTGCTCGTCGCCCTGGTCGGCGGCGCCCGGATCGTCCAGTTGCGCAAGGCGACGCGGAAGGCGAACAAGGCGGTGCGCTGA
- a CDS encoding class I SAM-dependent methyltransferase produces MADAVRRWARQLADWAIPEHILAAAPESPWVVPRTVFARRADRQIAEPGTPTHQAVLDALPGTVLDVGAGAGAASLPCARAITHVTAVDTSAGLLAEFRRRAEALSLSHTEIEGRWPDVAVGPADVVVCAHVLYNAPDLAPFVAALTAHARRKVVVELAQAHPLTSLNPLWRHFHGIDRPSGPTAGDAIAALRELGVEPEVVRWRKAPKPEYERFDELVDVTRRRLCLPAERADEVAEVLRGLGVDESTPPDLGSSGREVVTLSWRVPRPG; encoded by the coding sequence ATGGCGGACGCGGTGCGCAGGTGGGCGCGGCAGCTGGCGGACTGGGCCATCCCGGAGCACATCCTGGCCGCCGCTCCCGAGTCGCCCTGGGTGGTGCCGCGCACGGTGTTCGCCCGCCGGGCGGACCGGCAGATCGCGGAGCCCGGGACGCCGACGCACCAGGCCGTGCTGGACGCGCTGCCGGGCACCGTGCTCGACGTCGGTGCGGGTGCCGGTGCCGCGAGCCTGCCGTGCGCACGGGCGATCACGCACGTCACCGCGGTGGACACCAGCGCCGGGCTGCTCGCCGAGTTCCGCCGGCGGGCCGAGGCGCTGTCGCTGTCCCACACCGAGATCGAGGGGCGGTGGCCGGACGTCGCGGTCGGGCCTGCCGACGTCGTCGTCTGCGCCCACGTCCTCTACAACGCGCCGGACCTCGCGCCGTTCGTCGCCGCGCTCACCGCGCACGCGCGCCGCAAGGTCGTCGTCGAGCTGGCGCAGGCGCACCCGCTGACCAGCCTCAACCCGCTGTGGCGGCACTTCCACGGCATCGACCGCCCGTCCGGTCCGACGGCCGGGGACGCGATCGCCGCGCTGCGCGAACTCGGCGTCGAACCGGAGGTCGTGCGCTGGCGCAAGGCCCCGAAGCCGGAGTACGAGCGCTTCGACGAGCTGGTCGACGTCACGCGCCGCCGCCTGTGCCTGCCCGCCGAGCGGGCGGACGAGGTGGCCGAGGTGCTGCGGGGCCTCGGCGTGGACGAGAGCACTCCGCCCGATCTGGGGTCGTCCGGCCGGGAAGTGGTCACGCTCAGCTGGCGGGTTCCCCGGCCCGGGTGA
- a CDS encoding Abi-alpha family protein codes for MRLTSENLPSSPEGGDENLLRRAGRLAGWAARTGVTLGRRLPVPGLELAGEGLRQVERQVLTGLRRRLDEVDDPYVIALNAAGTQHAPDPAGELVPAREPLRAAMKELLDRSVGFRRDQAREYLYATVLRQLTPDEARIIATLATGAAFPVIDVTERGFGGGRTILRNASTVGKAAGVTLADEVPGYLTRLSGFGLVELDDESPELESQYEILATEDLVRTAVKSARRARLVRRTVRLSRFGRRFWVACDPGDWARVL; via the coding sequence ATGCGGTTGACCAGCGAGAACCTGCCGAGTTCGCCGGAGGGCGGCGACGAGAACCTGCTGCGCCGGGCGGGACGGCTCGCCGGATGGGCCGCGCGCACCGGGGTCACCCTCGGCCGTCGCCTGCCGGTGCCCGGTCTGGAACTGGCCGGCGAGGGGTTGCGGCAGGTCGAACGTCAGGTCCTGACCGGCCTGCGCCGCCGCCTCGACGAGGTCGACGACCCGTACGTGATCGCGCTCAACGCGGCGGGCACCCAGCACGCGCCGGACCCGGCCGGTGAGCTGGTCCCGGCCCGCGAGCCGCTGCGGGCCGCGATGAAGGAACTGCTCGACCGCTCCGTCGGTTTCCGCCGGGACCAGGCGCGCGAGTACCTTTACGCGACCGTGCTCCGGCAGCTGACGCCGGACGAGGCCCGCATCATCGCCACCCTCGCGACCGGCGCGGCCTTCCCCGTGATCGACGTGACCGAACGCGGCTTCGGTGGCGGCCGGACCATCCTGCGCAACGCCTCCACGGTCGGCAAGGCGGCAGGGGTGACGCTGGCCGACGAGGTGCCCGGCTACCTGACGCGGCTGTCCGGGTTCGGTCTGGTGGAGCTGGACGACGAGTCGCCCGAGCTGGAGTCGCAGTACGAGATCCTGGCGACCGAGGACCTGGTCCGCACCGCGGTGAAGTCCGCCCGGCGGGCCCGGCTGGTGCGGCGGACCGTGCGCCTGTCGCGGTTCGGGAGGCGGTTCTGGGTCGCCTGCGATCCAGGCGACTGGGCTCGCGTCCTGTGA
- a CDS encoding TetR/AcrR family transcriptional regulator — translation MPSTDATTRERLLTVAERLLLESGGDAYDSVSVRAINSAAGMNPAAVHYHFGSKDALIAALLETRVAPVWRQRLDEVTERRRDGWVPTVPELVDLVVTPLAELAADPVGRLRLRLLARFVLGRREAVWTSRWFGLEPWIELLRDARPELSQAAAAQRWLLAFGLVLQFFAGGVPGDVPAGTLRAFVTAGLAES, via the coding sequence GTGCCGAGCACCGATGCCACCACGCGCGAGCGGCTGCTCACGGTCGCCGAGCGCCTGTTGCTCGAATCCGGCGGCGACGCCTACGACAGCGTGTCCGTGCGCGCCATCAACAGCGCAGCCGGCATGAACCCGGCCGCGGTGCACTACCACTTCGGCTCCAAGGACGCCCTGATCGCGGCGCTGCTGGAGACCCGGGTCGCGCCCGTGTGGCGGCAGCGGCTGGACGAGGTCACCGAACGCCGGCGCGACGGATGGGTACCGACGGTGCCCGAACTGGTCGACCTCGTCGTGACCCCGCTGGCCGAGCTCGCCGCGGACCCGGTCGGCCGGTTGCGGCTGCGCCTGCTGGCCCGGTTCGTGCTGGGACGGCGGGAGGCGGTGTGGACGTCACGCTGGTTCGGGCTGGAGCCGTGGATCGAGCTGCTGCGGGACGCGCGCCCGGAGCTGTCGCAGGCCGCGGCCGCGCAGCGCTGGCTGCTCGCCTTCGGGCTGGTGCTCCAGTTCTTCGCCGGCGGGGTGCCCGGGGACGTACCGGCCGGGACGCTGCGGGCGTTCGTCACCGCCGGGCTGGCGGAATCATGA
- a CDS encoding NADH:flavin oxidoreductase: protein MTELSESSEAFTVFAPAQLGPVRLRNRIIKAATFEGATPDALVTDRLIEFHRRVARGGAGMTTVAYCAVSPEGRTDRHQIWMRAEAVPGLRRLTDAVHAEGAAVSAQIGHAGPVANAASNRLPALAPGRFPNPLGMRFTRSATVDDLSRVVRAHASAARLAIESGFDAVELHFGHNYLVSSFLSPRLNRRTDSYGGSPANRARLAREVARAVRDAVGDRIAVTAKLNMDDGVPGGFWLDESVQVARWLEADGTLDALELTAGSSLLNPMYLFTGDAPVREFAEAFPRPVRWGVRAGGRAFLRSYPFQEAYLLDRARQFRAALELPLILLGGITRLETMERALAEGFAFVAMARALLREPDLPLRLRSGARSLCVHCNKCMPTIYRGTRCVLT, encoded by the coding sequence ATGACGGAGTTGTCCGAGTCGTCCGAGGCGTTCACGGTGTTCGCGCCTGCGCAGCTGGGCCCGGTCCGGCTGCGCAACCGGATCATCAAGGCGGCGACGTTCGAGGGCGCGACACCGGACGCGCTGGTCACCGACCGGCTGATCGAGTTCCACCGGCGGGTGGCGCGCGGCGGGGCCGGGATGACCACGGTGGCCTACTGCGCGGTCTCCCCCGAGGGCCGGACCGACCGGCACCAGATCTGGATGCGCGCGGAGGCGGTGCCGGGCCTGCGGCGGCTCACCGACGCCGTGCACGCGGAGGGTGCCGCGGTGAGCGCGCAGATCGGTCACGCGGGTCCGGTCGCGAACGCGGCATCCAACCGGTTACCCGCGCTGGCGCCGGGCCGGTTCCCCAACCCGCTGGGGATGCGGTTCACGCGATCGGCCACTGTGGACGATCTGTCCCGGGTGGTGCGCGCACACGCCTCGGCCGCTCGGCTGGCGATCGAGTCCGGCTTCGACGCCGTGGAACTCCACTTCGGACACAACTACCTGGTCAGTTCCTTCCTGAGTCCGCGGCTCAACCGGCGCACCGATTCCTACGGCGGTTCACCGGCCAACCGGGCCCGGCTGGCGCGGGAGGTCGCGCGGGCGGTGCGGGACGCCGTCGGCGACCGCATCGCGGTGACGGCGAAGCTCAACATGGACGACGGCGTGCCCGGCGGGTTCTGGCTGGACGAGAGCGTGCAGGTCGCGCGGTGGCTGGAGGCGGACGGCACGCTCGACGCGCTGGAGCTGACCGCGGGAAGCTCGCTGCTGAACCCGATGTACCTGTTCACCGGCGATGCGCCGGTGCGGGAGTTCGCGGAGGCGTTCCCCCGGCCGGTGCGGTGGGGGGTGCGGGCGGGTGGCCGCGCGTTCCTGCGCAGCTATCCGTTCCAGGAGGCGTACCTGCTGGACCGGGCCCGGCAGTTCCGGGCGGCGCTGGAGTTGCCGCTGATCCTGCTGGGCGGGATCACCCGGCTGGAGACGATGGAACGGGCACTGGCGGAAGGTTTCGCGTTCGTCGCGATGGCACGGGCGCTGCTGCGCGAGCCGGACCTGCCGCTGCGGCTGCGCTCCGGGGCGCGCTCGCTGTGCGTGCACTGCAACAAGTGCATGCCGACGATCTACCGGGGGACGCGATGTGTGCTGACGTGA